In Vespa velutina chromosome 1, iVesVel2.1, whole genome shotgun sequence, the genomic stretch GTATCCCTAGTTCGTCGTTCTCGCCGTGTAAACTCGTCGAGGAGATCATAGAGGTCGATAGGACCGTTTTCTTcgagtttctttctttgtttcttttttgttttctctcatttttttttctctgttttttttttttttttttcgttctttttccctcCAATGATATGGCGTCCATTATTGCCGATCGGTCCTTACACATTGGTATCACGTGAGACCTTTACCGATCAAGCCAAGTATAGGTCGGTCGGTGTAGAGGCATGATCTGGTTTGGTACAGGCGCTACCAGTCGGTGATGCCGCACTCGCACCGCTACTTGCTCTGGTGGCTGCCAGAGGCGAACGACTAGCCACGTCCGTGTTGCTATCTgctccacctccaccaccacctccgataccacctccacctccgcCACCACCTCCAatgccaccaccaccaccgccgccgccgttgccaccgccgccgctgccgccgccgccgccattATTGTTGCACGCGCCGGCCGCTTGCGAATTGTTTTGGGAAGACGCCAGCGTATCCCCGTTGCAATAGTAGTACGTGGAATCTATATTATttggatagaaaaattttcaaatgatctttaatcatttcattatcattcaatttctatcatagattattattatatggatCGTCACGTCTCAACTAATCATCGTGTCTAACGAAATCATTCGGTGTCgatcgaattctttttctgattttttttttcctttatttctctctttttttttctttttttttttcatttttaataattcgacAATTACGTGTTCAAATCGACGAGATTAATGGCGTTCACGTTATCGAGATTATCCatcgtatttaataattttacgtaTTCTTCATTTTAACAACAATGGACAatggattttttatttcaatgacaTCAAGATAGATCCGATCTTACGCGATCCGATCTATCGGACGacaaattgtaattaatcGAGTATCATGAAACACGTGATAGGGGGGTGAGTGAGTGGGGGTGTACATAATATGGTACGATTGTGTGTATTGCGTGTTTGATTCTACGTCGAAGaagttgttgtttttttttctttttttttttttttttttttttttttttttgaagaacgaaaaacaaaaaagtattcATCGTTAATTTATGCCGGACATGAAATACAATCGCTATGAGATTTATgtcattttcattgtttcattattaaatagataaatgatctttggaaaaataagataagaatTAATCCGATCGTAGAATTCGATATGACGATCgtcgtttataaattttcttctcgcaCAAGTGATAGATAAATCCATTTTTCACGCGTGTATGTTCCGCCTATGtacgttctttttcctttgtttgtttgtttgttttctcttttttttttttttctttttttttaattcttgaaTATTTCGTTGACCCTATGCTAATCGGTACTCATACTCACTGTTTACTTACTGAGCAACCCGCTTGTCGCTGCTCCATAGCCATATCCACTGTACGGTGCACTCGAATATTGAGAATACGCGGCGCTGTACGCGTAATCGCCACCACCTGTGAACAGACACATTCGATAttcgtatattaaatatcattcgtggtgatttctcttctcgtaaaaaaaaaaaaaaaaagaaaaaaaagaaaaaaaaaagaaaaaaaaagaagaaaagaaaagaagaatatcaaAACGTTTTCTACTTTAAATCATTAACGAGACGATCAGCTccatcttctcctcctcctcctcctcctccttccaaTTCATCGAAGAAGACTATCAAACAAACGAATTGATTCTCGATCTATATGCACAGCTTTTACATTTACAAACAAACAGAGATACATAAAACAAACGTGTTTATCGCGTATGTAAACGTAGTGTGTCGTGTGTCAATAACAGCCATAAGCGTACACTatatttaatctaattttGCGAATGTAAAAAAAGCGATTTCGAGtggtgaaaatatttcttactgtttgttttttttttcctttctttttcttcctttttcttctttttcctttttttttttttctttttttttctattatttcggTCGGTAATATGTAACGTCGAGGATATGCGATAAAATTCGATCATTTACCATCCGTTGAACGAAGGGTTTGTCGTACGCGTTATCGACTCATCCTTGAAAGGGTTATAAGTCGCGATTCGTCGGTCGGTAAGTCAGGGATTACGTCAACCTTGTAATCCATGACTTATCATCCGGTTGAATGCGTTGCGGTCATGTGATTCGACCTTCGGAGGGTCTTTTACCCAAGGTCAACGGTCTCGTTCGCCGCACGCTCATTCGTATACTCACCGGTGGCATAATGTCCGAAACTTGGAAGCATCGTCGAGTACGGTGGTATCGCAGAGGCTACCTGAGGCTGAGAAACTGGCGGCTGCAAGACCGTGAGTCCGGGATCCCCTCCCGGGGTGTTGGGGGCCGCGGGGGTGGCGTTCGTCTCGTTCTGCAAGGAAATCGGTGGACTCTGCTCGCCCCCGCCGGCCCCAACCCCTACGTACGAGACTGCGACGGTACCGCTCTCTGCTATGGCCATGCACAACACAACACGACATTCGAGTCAAGCACTAGCTAACGATCAGCGCCTTACGTCTAAAGCTTTATTCAACTCTTCTACCCCGTTACGGggttgaatttattattttggaaGTCACATTGGAATTTTGATCCTTGGAAGGTTGATGAGGGTTGCGGGAGAATGGGAATAGACGGGCGATAGgataacgattaaaagaaatctgttcatttcaaaagaaagaaaaagacaaacgTAAAGATTTCCAAGGAAATTAATTATGTGATTTGGAATAGGatataacgtaataatgaataaaacgcACAATCGTACATCGATAGAACTTGAACGTATTGGAAAAGCCACGTGTTCAGgcttgaaataataataccttTAAGGCTCAGCGTACTTACGAGCGTACACGAGCAGGCAACAAATtgtagacgaagaaaaaaaaaaaaaacaaaaagaataaaaaaagaactaaagaGGTGGCGAACTCACCGGTGGCGTGGTAAGGAGACATGTTAGCCCCGTCCAATGCTTGCATCGTCAGTGGAGCGAGCGGCGTCAAAGTACCACCTGCTGTATTAAGGGATCCCCAGTTTTCCGTTATTCCAATTCTCAtatcattatcgatcgatcaaagcGGAACGTGTTTTCTTAATAAcgtgatttattattattattattattattattattatcatcaatcaGTTAATCTAAGATCCGGTTATTTTAATACTCTTCCCAAAATGGAATCTTTAACAATTACGACGAGTCATTTAAGACTTGGGCCAGCTTCTTTCGTTGGCCATCCCTAACCCAAAGAGAATTTCTTCGCAAATCCGTAAAAAGATTCTCCCATTGAATTTCATGAGATGAACCGGCCGTTACACGGCTCGCTTCGTCCATTCCGCGAAAGCATCGGTATCAGTATCAGCATCGGCATCAACGTTGGTAGAGAatacaacagcaacagcaatgGATAAACCAAATGAATTCGTCGTGCAATTCTGACCGAGTTACTTGCAACATGTTGCCACTCGATGAGCGAAAGTAAACTCGTCCTCGACCATTACAGAAAAGTCCACGCGATATCTTTTTCACGCGTGGGTACAACATAGATTggtatttatgtaaatacaatatatatatatatatatatatatatatatatatatatatatatatagacagataTAGATAGGTATACGTTCTGCTGTTGATCGACCGTCGCTTttgaagagaacgaaagagagaaagatggtgaGAGCTTGAACATGATGATACGAAGAGGGATGGTCGATAGATTGAGAaaaggaatagagaaagacagagatagagagagagagagagagagagagagagagagagaaagagagagagagaaataaaatacgaaaaagtATAAGAAGAACGAGATGTTCCCTGTAAAAGCTGGGAGCAAAGAGCGAgcaggagagaaaaagaaagacagagagagagagagagagagagagagagagagagagagagaaggatagaaagagaagaagagaaattccCCGAAGGTTGAAAATTCCGAAAGAACCACCGAGTGAAGCCTTCCGCCACCTCTTCGGCCGTTGCCGCCGTTCCTCGGCACAACTCATGCATTATTAAAGCCATGTATTTAGCCGATATGGGTATGCAAAGCAAGACGTAAGCCGCAATAATAAGCGTACGGGGAatgagaggaggaggaggaatggaaggagaaaggagagaagaggatggAAACGTAGTAAGAGAACAGCGCGATGAACGCGTATATAGGTGGATGTagtaaagggagaaagagtaaaagagaataagggaGGGGATGAAGTGGGTTCATGGCGTAGAGACGtattatatacacgtataaggGGTTGCGGTATACACACTATCCAGGATTTCGTGGCTTACGAGGGTTGGTCGAAGTAAGCGAGAGGGAGAcagaatgagatagaaagagcgagagaaagagagagataaagaaaaatatagagaaagagacagagagagagagggagagagagagagagagtgagagagaaagagagagagagatagacagaagTAGAGAGGGTAgattcgctttctctctcacctATGGTGCCCCCTATGGGCGGGGTATAGAGATGTGGCGTTTGCGCCTGCGTCATCGTACTGATGGTGCCCAGGGAGTCGTAGAGCTCGGCGGAGGTGGCAATCGCGTTCCCGGGGAATCCGGCATGCTCATAGTAGGCACCACCGCCTCCTGCACCTCCGCCACCTCCGCCACCGGCACCAGCAGCTCCTCCACCACCTGCGTTCGTCGTACCATTCGCACCACCACctccgccgccgccaccgccaccaccgcctcccccgccgccgccgccgccaccgccaccacctcCACCGCCACCTCCGCCTCCTCCACCAAGCTCGTTCAGGAGCTTGTGTTCGTCCTTGATGCTCCATTTACTCGACCACAGCTGCGAACAGAatggaagaagtagaagaagatcacgagttttagttttcttctcttttttccctttttcttcctcttttttttttttttttttttttctttttttgtttttttttttggtctacTGTGTGTAAACTGTACGAAGTTTGGTTGGTTgggtaagtaagtaagtaagtaagtaagtaagtaagtaagtaagtatattCGTTTGTGTCTATTGGaagaatgagaaggagaaagggaggCCGGGTAGGGGAGATTCAAGATCAAGTAGAAAAACTGATTTCCTTCGTTCACTCACGTTCGAATAGAGTTGGTCGCCGTTGTAGTTACTTCGCTGTCTCTTCAAGTCGTCCTCCGGATGATCGCCCAAGTCACGATTGTCGTCTGCAATGAAAACTTTTGAATGAGAATGGCGAACGTTTCTAAGAGATTCTTTACctaatttttatatgtgtgtgtatgtatgtgtattcgTACGGgcgcgtatatacgtatacctcGCTACTTTCGAGGACTTTTCTGACGTTCAACTACAACAAcggaaaaattgtttttcataggaaaagagagagagagagacagagagagagagagagagagagagagagagagacagagaaagagagagagaaagagaattgatCTCTAGTCGATCATCTCGTCGTATTAGCCAGTTGCATATCAAGACGGGGAATTAAAGCTGGCCCTCGAAACTAAATTGAATCTGTCGCTCCGGCCGCGAATGCTCGACCGGCGTTTCTCGCGAAGAGAGACGATGTATGGCattgatagatagagaaacaaTTTCGATTCCATTATATGTCTTTATTATCTCCCGGCCATCCCGCGTCGCTTTAATATAGAAACACAGGACACGtgggacgacgacgacgcaacccccacatacatacatacatatatatatatatatatctacatacgtacacacgtacGATCATATATAGGCATGTCTACGTATTTTATGTGTTGGTCActtgactctttctctctctctctctctctctctctctcttctatctctctctttctctccctctactACCACCCCCTTTACTCTACAACCCTTTCGGTTGGTCCGAACGAGTCCGCCGTAGAACGAAAGCCGCGAAAGGGGATGTGTGTGAAGGTATGGACAGTGTTCCACAATGTAGTAGACGTGGAGGTCCAACGTACGGGGTATctcgaataattaaatgacCATCCGAGGGTAGGAGAGACGAGGTAGGATGGGCTTGGTGGTGCCTAGCATAGGGCTCGTTAAACCTCCCTGTCAAGTTGTGATTGTCCGGCCGGTCTCGACCATTCGACCGGCAGGATTCGTTCCTGGACCGCTATAAAAGCCCCGTTTCAAACGTGAGACTACCATCTACCGAATACGTACTTACACCTACACCAATATATGTTTGTACACATTTACTTTtactctatatttctctctctctctctcttttccttctacaCGCGAATACCACCCCCAACTCTCTTTTCCATGGCACTTGCTTGAATTTTACGATTCGATCGGCCGAGTTAATCCACCCTCACAACCTAAAgttacctctctttctctctctctctctctctctctctctctctctatctctttctatctttctacgTGGATTTCCCTCGGTTATTGCCACTCGTACACCGCGTTACCATTCTGGGATTTCCACTTTTCTCCCTGCCGGAACGAGTCAACCTTTTGTTTTGATGGCAATAATCTATTTCGCTATGCActttcgttatcgttgttatccgTAAGGATTAACAATGAATACCGATCGTTTCGCTATATGATTATTACTTTTGATCATACACGTGATATCTTATTCAAGTTCACGTTAATCACGTGATCGTGTCGATTCGTCAGTCCGTCCGAATATTGTTTCTAAACTTTACTTCgtgtaataatataacgatttatttctaatattctatttgttcgatatcgaaaaaatataatttgttcaaAAATGACCCTGTAAAACTTCATAACgaataagtgtatatatatatgtatatatatctgtataaaggaaaaacgatTAATGCAAATTTTTATAGTCATcgaccctctctctctctctctttctccccttctctctctctttttcttttttcctttccttctgtGTTTCGAATTGACCGATGTCCCAAAATGACACGAGTTACGAGTTGTTCAATAGTAAGGTCAAAATGCATACTgtcccctttttctttattttttttttcctgatgGCAAttcatgagagaaaaagacagagagagagagagagagagagaaaaagagcgagagtgagagagag encodes the following:
- the LOC124953373 gene encoding aspartate, glycine, lysine and serine-rich protein encodes the protein MISMELPAHATQHGALHLGVGVAVNPGDPAGSTLTAIHPHPQDPLALHHHNHAAATPGGMHEDSKKKHDGGHGMNQDGHGGVNQLGGVFVNGRPLPDVVRQRIVELAHSGVRPCDISRQLRVSHGCVSKILSRYYETGSFKAGVIGGSKPKVATPPVVDAIANYKRDNPTMFAWEIRDRLLAEGICSQDNVPSVSSINRIVRNKAAEKAKHAHQQQQAQQQQGQQQGQPGSGGSVSVIAHAPATPAGHPAAAAPNAYSISGILGIPAHHQDPNGNSIKRKRADDDDNRDLGDHPEDDLKRQRSNYNGDQLYSNLWSSKWSIKDEHKLLNELGGGGGGGGGGGGGGGGGGGGGGGGGGGGGGGGANGGGGAGGGGAYYEHAGFPGNAIATSAELYDSLGTISTMTQAQTPHLYTPPIGGTIAGGTLTPLAPLTMQALDGANMSPYHATAESGTVAVSYVGVGAGGGEQSPPISLQNETNATPAAPNTPGGDPGLTVLQPPVSQPQVASAIPPYSTMLPSFGHYATGGGDYAYSAAYSQYSSAPYSGYGYGAATSGLLNSTYYYCNGDTLASSQNNSQAAGACNNNGGGGGSGGGGNGGGGGGGGIGGGGGGGGGIGGGGGGGADSNTDVASRSPLAATRASSGASAASPTGSACTKPDHASTPTDLYLA